A genomic region of Polypterus senegalus isolate Bchr_013 chromosome 17, ASM1683550v1, whole genome shotgun sequence contains the following coding sequences:
- the sync gene encoding syncoilin isoform X3: MDSQESTEKSDPSPQVHTMQELNSRFEKCIEEVEQMEDQRDRLVQELILLQEPMLQEIKGLHQQLTTIFAQKAKVEMECQSLREDIHQVKVHIFTTTRDYVQCQYILEKQRHDVAQLSITQEEMQEQVLSLSAECAQLKDSHKERLDQLRHRQDKSLASRRSLDLSDCHRISQEFESFLKDGRKILEECYEPRLGELLKMRHKTAEAMKITQEQTKILKERLRPLLHQVKDLSLKQKCLVERIRLIQQQREEDVSQYRVRRWAGNCGQIGGGYSGTENHGAAPETEK; this comes from the coding sequence ATGGACAGCCAGGAATCAACAGAAAAGTCAGATCCAAGTCCACAAGTACACACTATGCAAGAACTAAATAGCAGATTTGAAAAATGCATTGAAGAGGTGGAGCAGATGGAAGACCAGAGAGACAGATTGGTACAGGAGCTTATCCTATTACAGGAACCTATGCTGCAGGAAATCAAGGGACTTCACCAGCAGCTCACAACCATCTTTGCACAAAAAGCCAAGGTGGAAATGGAGTGTCAGTCTCTGAGAGAAGATATCCATCAGGTGAAGGTTCATATCTTTACAACTACCAGGGATTATGTGCAATGTCAGTACATCCTAGAGAAGCAACGACATGATGTGGCACAGCTCTCAATTACCCAGGAAGAAATGCAAGAACAAGTTCTGTCACTTTCAGCAGAGTGTGCCCAGCTGAAAGACTCCCACAAGGAGAGATTGGATCAGCTAAGGCACAGGCAAGACAAGAGCCTGGCATCCCGTAGAAGCTTAGACCTCTCAGACTGTCACCGAATCTCCCAGGAGTTTGAAAGCTTCTTAAAAGATGGCAGGAAAATCCTGGAAGAGTGTTATGAGCCTAGGCTTGGTGAACTTTTGAAAATGAGACACAAGACAGCAGAGGCAATGAAAATTACGCAAGAGCAgacaaaaattttgaaagagaGACTGAGGCCTCTGCTGCATCAGGTGAAGGATCTGAGCCTGAAGCAAAAATGCCTAGTGGAGCGCATCAGATTGATTCAACAGCAGAGAGAAGAAGATGTTTCCCAATATCGGGTAAGGAGGTGGGCTG